In one window of Nomascus leucogenys isolate Asia chromosome 1a, Asia_NLE_v1, whole genome shotgun sequence DNA:
- the LOC100591680 gene encoding prorelaxin H1, with the protein MPRLFLFHLLGVCLLLNQFSRAVAAKWKDDVIKLCGRELVRAQIAICGMSTWSKTSLSQEDSPLKPKLVAEIVPSFINKDTETIIIMLVFIVNLPLELKAALSERQPVLPELQQYVPALKDSNLSFEEFKKIIHNKQTEATESNSSELKYLVLDTHSQKKRRPYMALFEKCCLIGCTKRSLAKYC; encoded by the exons ATGCCTCGCCTGTTTTTGTTCCACCTGCTAGGAGTCTGTTTACTATTGAACCAATTTTCTAGAGCAGTCGCGGCCAAATGGAAGGACGACGTTATTAAATTATGCGGCCGCGAATTAGTTCGCGCGCAGATTGCCATTTGCGGCATGAGCACCTGGAGCAAAACGTCTCTGAGCCAGGAAGATTCTCCTCTGAAACCTAAACTAGTGGCAG aaattgTGCCGTCCTTCATCAACAAAGATACAGAAACTATAATTATCATGTTGGTATTCATTGTTAATTTGCCACTGGAGCTGAAGGCAGCCCTATCTGAGAGGCAACCAGTGTTACCAGAGCTACAACAATATGTACCTGCATTAAAGGATTCCAATCTTAGCTTtgaagaatttaagaaaattattcacAATAAACAAACTGAAGCCACAGAGAGCAATTCTTCAGAATTAAAATACTTAGTCTTGGatactcattctcaaaaaaagagaCGACCCTACATGGCACTGTTTGAGAAATGTTGCCTAATTGGTTGTACCAAAAGATCTCTTGCTAAATATTGCTGA